Proteins encoded together in one uncultured Flavobacterium sp. window:
- a CDS encoding SusC/RagA family TonB-linked outer membrane protein yields the protein MKLKFNGFLVLLVVLMAQLTFAQERAVSGIVSDNAGMPLPGVSVLVKGTKTGTQTDFDGKYSIKASPSQTLVFTYIGMKSQEISAGSTSVNVKLTSSSVELEGVVVTALGIKKEKKSLGYASQEIKGADLNSGVASGNFLNELSGKAAGVNIRKNTNFGGSTNVVSRGVKNLTGDNQMLIVIDGMPINNSNVNSSQGAQTQGARNTYDYGNAAMDINPDDIESLNVLKGAAAAALYGWQAGNGVIMITTKKGKAKKGMGVTISSDFSVGTADKKTFPVYQDKYGQGYGPTYDKNGNPAGIPVGPTGAFFTIDKNGNQVATTTDDASYGVAFDPSLSVYQWDAYSKYSPNFGKKTQWKAAENGPITFFQAATTFNNSISIEDGTDKTSYVLNYNNYKENGILPNSELKKNNFSLKINHKLTDRLSASVFANYLAQTTVGRNTTGYGGDNVAGLFRQWWATNVDIKAQEEVFKNSGGQNISWNMGDPANGDTNPKYWDNPYFTRFKNYQSDERNRFIGYVQLDYKIADWLTANAKVSSDSYAELREERKAVGSLNGTFGINRLAVGSGYQKYQGMFSEQNYQFMLNFNKKLTENISLTGLVGLNSLRTRRTSTLNSTDGGLIIPDIYALSNSVNPVPLPVEAENNSGVNSAFASATLGYKDFLYLDGTVRNDAFSTLPKGNNSLNTFSTSASFVFTKLVNQEWLSFGKFRASYAENPQGNIDLYSLQNVFTKFNNFGSNPLYSRPNIGANADLRPVKTKSQELGLEMQFLDRRVGFEVSVYKSLSSDQVFPVDYSTGTGYSSRYINAGSVENKGIEVQFNAVPFKTHDFQWNVDVNWSKNNNTVVALAPGIETLTLGTLQGGVSIIAKVGQPYGNIIGKDFVYAPDGQKVTEKGSYLMTTTTTNVLGNVTPDWIGGIRNKFTYKQVSFSFLVDMQKGGDIFSLDQYYGQNSGLYASTAGYNELGNPVRNTLANGGGVILPGVNADGTPNTTRTPSPEVAGSIYGYTKNPQKAFVYDASYIKLREVNITYSFPSNVVSKMGLTDLRLSLIGSNLWIIHKNLPDADPESGLSSGNLSAGYSGGSLPTTRNIGCNLTLKF from the coding sequence ATGAAACTAAAGTTTAATGGATTCTTAGTGCTACTTGTAGTACTTATGGCGCAGCTTACTTTTGCGCAAGAAAGAGCTGTTTCAGGAATTGTTTCCGATAACGCAGGAATGCCTTTGCCAGGTGTGAGTGTTTTAGTTAAAGGAACAAAAACAGGAACGCAAACAGATTTTGATGGAAAATATTCTATCAAAGCATCGCCAAGTCAAACCTTGGTATTTACTTATATTGGGATGAAATCTCAAGAAATATCTGCTGGATCAACTTCAGTAAATGTAAAGTTAACAAGTTCATCAGTTGAACTGGAAGGTGTAGTAGTAACGGCCTTAGGGATTAAAAAAGAGAAAAAATCTTTAGGTTACGCTTCACAAGAGATTAAAGGTGCTGATTTAAATTCAGGTGTTGCAAGTGGAAACTTTCTTAATGAGCTTTCAGGAAAAGCAGCTGGTGTAAATATTAGAAAAAACACCAACTTTGGAGGTTCTACAAACGTAGTTTCCAGAGGGGTTAAAAACCTTACGGGAGATAACCAAATGCTTATTGTTATTGATGGTATGCCTATTAACAATAGTAACGTAAACTCAAGCCAGGGTGCACAAACGCAAGGAGCTCGTAATACTTATGATTATGGTAATGCTGCAATGGATATTAATCCGGATGATATTGAGTCATTAAACGTATTAAAAGGTGCAGCGGCTGCAGCATTATACGGATGGCAGGCTGGTAACGGGGTAATCATGATTACAACCAAAAAAGGAAAAGCAAAAAAAGGAATGGGTGTTACTATTTCAAGTGATTTTTCTGTAGGTACTGCTGATAAAAAAACTTTCCCTGTTTATCAGGATAAATACGGACAAGGTTACGGACCAACTTATGATAAAAATGGTAACCCTGCAGGTATTCCGGTTGGACCAACAGGTGCATTTTTTACTATAGATAAAAACGGAAACCAAGTTGCAACTACAACAGATGATGCTTCTTATGGTGTTGCTTTTGACCCAAGTCTTTCAGTTTACCAATGGGATGCTTATTCTAAATATTCTCCTAATTTTGGAAAGAAAACACAGTGGAAAGCAGCTGAAAATGGACCTATTACTTTCTTTCAGGCAGCTACAACATTTAATAACTCTATCTCTATAGAGGATGGTACTGACAAAACTAGTTACGTTTTGAACTACAACAACTATAAAGAAAATGGAATATTGCCAAACAGTGAATTAAAGAAAAATAATTTTAGTCTTAAAATTAACCACAAATTGACTGATAGATTATCTGCTAGTGTATTTGCAAATTACTTGGCTCAAACTACAGTTGGTAGAAATACAACAGGTTACGGTGGTGATAACGTTGCTGGATTATTCCGTCAATGGTGGGCAACTAATGTTGATATAAAAGCACAGGAAGAAGTTTTTAAAAATTCAGGAGGACAAAATATTTCTTGGAATATGGGAGATCCTGCTAATGGAGATACTAATCCTAAATATTGGGATAACCCTTATTTTACAAGATTCAAAAACTACCAATCTGATGAGAGAAACCGTTTTATTGGTTACGTTCAGTTAGATTATAAAATTGCTGATTGGTTAACAGCTAACGCAAAAGTAAGTTCTGATAGTTATGCAGAATTACGTGAAGAAAGAAAAGCAGTTGGTTCTTTAAATGGTACATTTGGAATAAACAGATTGGCTGTAGGTTCTGGATATCAAAAATATCAAGGTATGTTTTCTGAGCAAAATTATCAGTTCATGTTGAACTTCAATAAAAAGCTTACTGAAAATATTTCTTTAACAGGTTTAGTAGGTCTTAACTCTTTAAGAACAAGACGTACTTCTACGCTTAATTCTACAGATGGAGGACTTATTATTCCAGATATTTACGCATTATCAAATTCAGTAAATCCTGTGCCACTTCCAGTTGAGGCTGAGAATAACTCAGGAGTAAATAGTGCTTTTGCTTCTGCAACTTTAGGGTATAAAGATTTCTTATACTTAGATGGTACTGTACGTAATGATGCGTTCTCAACTTTACCAAAAGGGAATAATTCATTGAATACATTCTCAACTTCTGCGAGTTTTGTATTTACTAAGCTTGTTAATCAAGAGTGGTTATCTTTTGGTAAATTTAGAGCGAGTTATGCAGAGAATCCACAAGGAAACATTGATTTGTATTCATTGCAAAACGTTTTTACAAAATTTAATAATTTTGGATCAAACCCATTATACTCTAGACCAAATATAGGAGCTAACGCTGATTTACGTCCTGTAAAAACTAAATCTCAAGAACTTGGTTTAGAAATGCAATTTCTTGACAGAAGAGTTGGTTTTGAGGTAAGTGTTTACAAAAGTTTAAGTTCTGATCAAGTATTCCCGGTAGATTATTCTACAGGAACAGGATACTCTTCAAGATATATTAATGCAGGATCTGTTGAAAATAAAGGTATTGAGGTACAATTTAATGCAGTTCCTTTCAAAACTCATGATTTCCAATGGAATGTTGACGTAAACTGGTCTAAAAACAACAATACTGTTGTGGCTTTAGCTCCGGGAATAGAAACTTTAACATTAGGAACTCTTCAAGGTGGTGTAAGCATCATTGCTAAAGTTGGACAGCCTTATGGAAATATTATAGGTAAAGATTTCGTATATGCTCCAGACGGACAAAAAGTTACTGAAAAAGGTTCTTATTTAATGACTACCACTACTACTAATGTTCTTGGAAATGTAACTCCGGATTGGATTGGTGGTATTCGTAATAAATTTACATACAAACAAGTTTCATTTAGTTTCTTAGTTGATATGCAAAAAGGTGGAGATATTTTCTCTCTTGATCAATACTACGGACAAAATTCAGGTTTATACGCTTCAACTGCAGGATACAATGAGTTAGGGAACCCAGTAAGAAATACACTAGCAAACGGTGGAGGAGTTATACTTCCGGGTGTAAATGCAGATGGTACTCCTAATACTACAAGAACACCTTCTCCAGAAGTTGCAGGTAGTATTTACGGATACACAAAGAATCCACAAAAAGCTTTTGTATATGATGCAAGTTATATCAAATTGAGAGAAGTAAATATTACTTATAGTTTTCCTTCGAATGTTGTTTCTAAAATGGGCTTAACTGATTTAAGACTTTCTTTAATTGGTTCAAACTTATGGATTATTCATAAAAATTTACCAGATGCAGATCCAGAAAGCGGACTTAGTTCAGGTAACTTGTCTGCAGGTTATTCAGGGGGTTCACTTCCTACAACAAGAAATATTGGTTGTAACCTAACATTAAAATTCTAA
- a CDS encoding SusD/RagB family nutrient-binding outer membrane lipoprotein produces MKKIFLLISVVSIAMSCSSDLTDMNVDPKRPTGTKPEYLFTNAEKKLVDQMVNTNVNNNVFRLFAQQWAETTYPNESQYDLTARKIPDNHFLFLYRDVLADFYDARVMIEGQAAVTASDIAIKQNKLAVIDVLEAYTYSILVDTFGNVPYTQAIDIVKYPLPVYDDAKAIYKDLITRLAADATILKTNSADPNFGGSDIIYAGTAASNAKWAKFANSLIIRLAVNISDVDAAYAATQVQAALASGPLASNADNTKLAYLTTSGNQNPLYPDLVTSNRNDFIPADTFVAAMDAVAPGGDPRMAKYFVNSTTPAPVLPPGRTFIGGTYGEANVFSTYSHITATLNNPVFPGTIFDYSELQFLLAEAAEKNLIPGGSAVAKTYYDAGITASMADWGVAPAAIATYLAQPKVNYLSPLSGATYKEKIGMQAWFALYNRGFEAWTSYRRLDFPVLKSPTSAVNKGILTVPVRYTYPGVEQSINGTNYTKAASDIGGDLMSTKLFWDKF; encoded by the coding sequence ATGAAAAAAATATTTTTATTAATATCAGTTGTTAGTATTGCTATGTCATGTAGTAGTGATCTTACTGATATGAATGTTGATCCTAAAAGACCAACTGGAACCAAACCAGAATACTTGTTTACTAATGCTGAAAAGAAATTAGTAGACCAGATGGTAAACACGAACGTAAATAATAATGTTTTTAGATTATTTGCACAGCAATGGGCAGAAACGACTTACCCTAACGAAAGTCAATATGATCTTACTGCTAGAAAAATTCCTGATAACCATTTCTTGTTTTTGTATAGAGATGTATTAGCTGATTTTTATGATGCAAGAGTTATGATAGAAGGTCAAGCTGCTGTAACTGCTTCAGATATTGCTATTAAGCAAAATAAATTAGCTGTTATTGATGTTTTGGAAGCTTATACTTATAGTATCTTGGTTGATACTTTTGGAAATGTTCCTTATACTCAGGCAATTGATATCGTAAAATATCCTTTACCAGTTTATGATGATGCAAAAGCAATCTACAAAGATCTTATTACAAGATTGGCTGCTGATGCTACTATTTTGAAAACAAATTCTGCTGATCCTAATTTTGGTGGTTCTGATATTATTTATGCAGGAACTGCTGCAAGTAATGCTAAATGGGCAAAATTTGCTAATTCATTAATTATTAGATTAGCTGTAAATATTTCTGATGTAGATGCTGCTTATGCTGCTACACAAGTTCAGGCGGCTCTTGCTTCAGGTCCATTGGCAAGTAATGCTGATAATACTAAACTAGCATATTTAACAACATCAGGGAATCAAAACCCATTATATCCTGATTTAGTTACTTCTAACAGAAATGACTTTATCCCAGCAGATACATTTGTTGCTGCTATGGATGCTGTTGCACCGGGCGGAGACCCAAGGATGGCAAAATACTTTGTAAATTCTACTACTCCAGCTCCGGTTTTACCTCCGGGAAGAACATTTATTGGAGGAACTTATGGTGAAGCTAACGTTTTCTCAACTTATTCACACATAACTGCAACATTAAATAATCCTGTTTTCCCAGGTACAATATTTGATTACTCTGAATTACAATTTTTATTAGCAGAAGCTGCTGAGAAAAATTTAATCCCGGGAGGTTCAGCTGTGGCAAAAACATATTATGATGCTGGAATCACTGCTTCAATGGCAGATTGGGGAGTAGCACCTGCTGCTATAGCTACTTACTTAGCACAACCAAAAGTAAATTATTTAAGCCCTTTAAGCGGAGCAACTTATAAAGAAAAAATTGGTATGCAAGCTTGGTTTGCTCTTTATAACAGAGGTTTTGAAGCATGGACTTCATACAGAAGATTAGATTTCCCTGTATTAAAATCACCTACTTCAGCTGTAAATAAAGGTATTTTAACTGTTCCTGTAAGATATACTTACCCAGGAGTTGAGCAATCAATAAATGGTACAAACTATACTAAAGCTGCTAGTGATATTGGTGGTGATTTAATGAGTACTAAGTTATTCTGGGATAAGTTTTAG